In Paenibacillus algicola, a genomic segment contains:
- a CDS encoding extracellular solute-binding protein → MKNKLKGEGCMKKFLCLMMIVTIVTSAGCSGQNNGSNNSPADVKTTQTDSVKGKQADSEEKLSISMLAPSYAGGGWPDSNHPTIQYLNEKFNIELDVQWIPGANYDEKINVLAASGNLPDVYTILPASDLYVKWQGEGAFAELQDYVDDYPNLKNAFSEEVWQMKNPKGITYGIPKGGPTNPVAYVVRKDWLDNLGLTIPDADRFTVDEFYKIAKAFALEDPDQDGKQNTVGFTFNQEFGQEASLRYAFGLSPGWQEMDGELVPWQAQTKELKSYLAFLQKAYAEGVLDKDFPLNEGNDIQEKASSGKLGLDYAIPVAMLRHEAKLKETTPEAEFVQIPPPKGQTGIQFNDTMELEHKIVLNSKMNEDKIRRILAMFDWWVTEEGVDVIKNGPPEVYYTAKGDGTFEANEAAKSEGNRIAILNNWFFRGVANDFDVYKWDSKEYRERMVGHMEQAEAFAAPMDPAEGITHLSPTYAKKYDEINKKFLSSVYNIILGKAPVDHIDDAVATWNKEGGEQIIKEINEAYQSIK, encoded by the coding sequence ATGAAGAACAAATTAAAGGGAGAGGGTTGTATGAAAAAGTTTCTTTGTCTGATGATGATCGTAACGATTGTGACGTCAGCAGGCTGTAGCGGGCAAAACAATGGCAGTAATAATTCCCCTGCAGATGTTAAAACAACACAAACAGATTCGGTTAAAGGGAAACAAGCTGATTCAGAGGAAAAGCTGAGTATTAGCATGCTAGCTCCATCCTATGCAGGAGGAGGATGGCCTGACAGTAACCATCCTACTATCCAATATTTGAACGAGAAATTCAATATTGAACTGGATGTACAGTGGATTCCGGGAGCAAATTATGACGAGAAAATTAACGTGTTAGCAGCATCAGGTAACTTGCCAGATGTTTACACCATACTTCCTGCCAGTGATCTGTATGTGAAATGGCAGGGAGAAGGAGCATTTGCAGAGCTTCAAGATTATGTGGATGACTATCCTAATCTGAAAAATGCTTTTTCAGAAGAAGTATGGCAAATGAAAAATCCTAAAGGTATTACTTACGGCATTCCTAAAGGAGGGCCCACGAATCCAGTAGCCTACGTAGTTAGAAAAGATTGGCTAGACAATTTAGGTTTAACGATACCGGATGCAGATCGCTTTACAGTTGATGAGTTTTATAAAATCGCAAAGGCGTTTGCATTGGAAGATCCTGATCAAGACGGTAAACAAAATACAGTAGGATTTACGTTTAATCAGGAATTCGGCCAGGAGGCTTCATTGAGATATGCGTTTGGATTGTCGCCTGGATGGCAGGAGATGGATGGGGAATTGGTTCCATGGCAAGCGCAGACCAAGGAATTGAAAAGCTATTTAGCTTTTTTGCAAAAGGCTTATGCAGAGGGAGTGCTGGATAAGGACTTTCCTTTAAATGAAGGCAATGATATTCAAGAAAAAGCAAGCTCCGGAAAGTTAGGTCTGGATTACGCGATTCCGGTGGCGATGCTAAGACATGAAGCAAAGCTCAAAGAGACCACACCTGAGGCAGAATTTGTACAGATCCCCCCACCAAAAGGTCAAACAGGGATTCAATTCAATGACACAATGGAGCTCGAACATAAGATTGTTCTGAACAGCAAAATGAATGAAGATAAGATTCGTCGTATCCTTGCTATGTTTGATTGGTGGGTCACCGAAGAAGGCGTCGATGTCATTAAGAATGGACCACCTGAAGTATATTACACGGCAAAAGGCGATGGTACGTTTGAAGCTAATGAAGCTGCGAAGAGTGAAGGTAATCGTATTGCCATCCTCAACAACTGGTTTTTCAGAGGCGTCGCTAATGATTTTGATGTGTATAAATGGGATTCTAAAGAATACCGTGAACGAATGGTAGGGCATATGGAGCAAGCAGAGGCATTTGCTGCACCGATGGACCCCGCGGAAGGAATTACTCATTTATCACCAACCTATGCCAAAAAGTATGACGAGATTAACAAGAAGTTTCTATCGAGTGTCTATAACATCATTTTGGGTAAGGCTCCAGTTGATCATATTGATGATGCTGTCGCAACCTGGAACAAGGAAGGCGGTGAACAGATTATCAAGGAAATCAATGAAGCATATCAAAGCATAAAGTAA
- a CDS encoding extracellular solute-binding protein: MKKIYVMISWIALIVLAIGCSGEKSDSANPNDANQQAGAKNTEKIKISLLAPSYSGGGWPDNNHPIIKFINDKFNIDLDVQWIPGPNYDEKLNVLAASGNLPDIYTILPSSDLYEKWQGEGAFAELQDRLDSYPNLKQAFPDPMWQMKNPNGIIYGLPKGGPVNPYAYIVRKDWMENLGLSIPDPENFTVEQFYEIAKAFALNDPDQNGKKDTIGISFNSGFGGEAPLRYAFGLSPGWQEIDGQLVPWQVQSSELKNYLTFLNTAYEEGVLDKDFPLNTGKDIQDKLSSGKLGLFDHIPINMIDNEMKLKQSTPEAEFIQIPPPKGASGIQYNQSQTLAHKIVLNGKLDDAKLQRILELFDWWVTEEGTDIIRNGPPGVYYTEKEDGTYEPTEAAINEGNRISILNNWFFRTIANDHDVYKWDSKEKRDRVTTFMEQAAVYASPIDPVPGIANQSPAYAKQFSAINNEFLQSVYKIIIGEQSLDSIDAAIAKWRANGGDQIIKEINEAYQSVK; this comes from the coding sequence ATGAAAAAAATATATGTAATGATTTCATGGATAGCCTTGATTGTGCTGGCTATCGGTTGCAGCGGAGAAAAAAGTGATTCTGCAAATCCGAATGATGCGAACCAGCAAGCAGGCGCTAAAAACACAGAAAAAATAAAGATAAGTCTTCTTGCACCTTCCTACTCAGGAGGGGGCTGGCCAGATAATAATCATCCGATCATTAAATTTATCAATGACAAATTTAATATTGACTTAGATGTTCAATGGATTCCGGGTCCCAATTACGACGAAAAGTTAAACGTGCTTGCTGCTTCAGGGAATTTGCCTGATATTTACACAATCCTCCCTTCCAGTGATTTGTACGAGAAGTGGCAAGGTGAAGGAGCGTTTGCAGAACTGCAAGATCGCTTGGACAGCTATCCAAATTTAAAGCAAGCCTTTCCAGATCCAATGTGGCAAATGAAAAACCCGAATGGGATCATCTATGGCCTCCCTAAAGGAGGACCTGTCAATCCGTATGCATATATTGTCAGGAAGGATTGGATGGAAAATTTAGGTTTAAGTATTCCTGATCCGGAAAATTTCACGGTCGAACAATTTTATGAAATTGCTAAAGCATTTGCACTGAATGATCCTGATCAAAATGGCAAAAAAGATACAATCGGCATATCATTCAACAGTGGATTTGGGGGAGAGGCCCCGCTTAGGTATGCATTTGGATTATCGCCGGGATGGCAGGAAATTGACGGTCAACTTGTGCCGTGGCAGGTTCAGTCCTCAGAGCTTAAAAATTATTTAACATTTCTGAATACTGCTTATGAAGAAGGGGTCCTGGATAAGGATTTCCCGCTGAACACAGGCAAAGACATTCAAGACAAGCTTTCATCCGGTAAGCTCGGATTATTTGATCATATTCCAATTAACATGATTGATAATGAGATGAAGCTTAAACAATCGACACCAGAGGCAGAGTTTATCCAGATTCCTCCACCCAAAGGAGCTTCAGGAATTCAGTACAATCAGTCGCAAACACTTGCCCATAAAATTGTCTTAAACGGCAAGTTGGATGATGCCAAGCTTCAACGCATACTGGAGTTATTTGATTGGTGGGTTACCGAAGAAGGAACAGACATTATAAGAAATGGACCTCCAGGTGTTTATTACACTGAAAAAGAAGACGGGACGTATGAACCCACGGAGGCAGCTATTAATGAGGGAAACCGGATTTCGATTTTAAACAATTGGTTTTTTAGGACGATTGCCAATGATCATGATGTGTATAAATGGGACTCTAAAGAAAAGAGAGATCGCGTGACTACCTTTATGGAACAGGCGGCAGTGTATGCTTCACCTATAGACCCAGTGCCGGGTATTGCCAATCAGTCTCCTGCATATGCGAAGCAATTCAGTGCAATTAATAATGAATTTCTTCAAAGTGTGTATAAAATTATCATTGGAGAACAATCTTTAGACAGCATTGATGCTGCTATTGCGAAATGGAGAGCGAATGGCGGAGATCAAATCATTAAAGAGATTAACGAAGCCTATCAATCGGTAAAATAG
- a CDS encoding IS256 family transposase, translating to MRLWDKQQLRAFIKENNLVTAQDAQNALKDLFAETLQEMLEAEMDQHLGYEKHVVKSKQTTNSRNGKSKKKITSEYGEQQILVPRDREGEFEPLVVKKHQSNVTGIEDQIIALYAKGISTREIQDHLQQLYGLDVSPTFISNVTNKIIPLVKEWQNRPLQSVYAVVFLDAIHFKVKQDGAIVNKAAYMVIGIDLDGNKDVLGMWIGENESAKFWLSVLNELKNRGVQDILITCVDNLTGFSQAISACYPSTEIQKCIIHQIRNSTRYVSYKDLKKVTSDLKPIYKATTEEMALLELDRFEEIWGAKYPLIVRSWRNNWEELATFFKYPPELRKLIYTTNMIESYHRQLRKVTKGKSIFPTDESLLKMLYLVTVDVTRKWTGRVQNWGQILLQLSVFYPERIGQHLP from the coding sequence ATGAGACTTTGGGATAAACAACAGCTGCGGGCCTTCATTAAGGAGAATAATCTGGTGACCGCGCAGGATGCACAAAACGCCTTGAAAGATCTGTTTGCAGAAACACTTCAGGAAATGCTGGAGGCCGAAATGGACCAGCATTTGGGTTACGAGAAGCATGTCGTGAAGAGCAAGCAGACAACAAACAGCCGAAACGGCAAGAGCAAAAAGAAGATCACCAGTGAATATGGTGAGCAGCAAATTTTGGTACCTCGAGACCGTGAAGGTGAGTTTGAGCCGTTAGTGGTCAAGAAACATCAGTCCAATGTGACAGGCATTGAGGACCAAATTATCGCCCTCTATGCTAAAGGCATCAGCACTCGTGAGATTCAGGACCATCTGCAGCAGCTGTACGGCCTCGATGTCTCTCCGACCTTCATCTCCAACGTGACCAATAAGATTATCCCTCTCGTGAAAGAGTGGCAGAATCGCCCCCTACAGAGCGTGTATGCTGTGGTGTTTCTGGACGCCATTCATTTCAAGGTGAAACAGGATGGGGCTATTGTCAACAAGGCTGCTTACATGGTCATTGGCATTGATTTGGATGGAAACAAAGACGTCCTGGGCATGTGGATTGGTGAGAATGAGTCTGCAAAGTTCTGGCTCAGTGTGCTCAATGAATTGAAAAATCGCGGTGTTCAGGACATTCTCATTACTTGTGTAGATAACCTTACGGGCTTCTCACAAGCGATTTCAGCATGCTATCCCAGCACGGAAATCCAAAAATGTATCATCCACCAGATCCGCAACTCCACCCGTTATGTATCCTACAAAGATCTCAAGAAGGTGACCTCGGATTTAAAGCCCATCTACAAGGCCACAACAGAGGAGATGGCTCTGCTGGAATTGGATCGGTTTGAGGAGATCTGGGGCGCCAAATATCCACTCATTGTCCGTTCCTGGCGCAACAACTGGGAAGAACTTGCCACGTTCTTTAAGTACCCGCCTGAGCTTCGCAAGCTTATTTATACGACCAATATGATTGAGAGCTACCACCGCCAACTCCGTAAAGTAACGAAAGGGAAAAGCATCTTTCCTACGGACGAATCGCTGCTCAAAATGCTCTATCTGGTGACGGTCGATGTCACCCGCAAGTGGACAGGCCGAGTCCAAAACTGGGGTCAGATCCTGCTTCAATTATCCGTCTTTTATCCTGAACGGATTGGCCAGCATCTGCCTTAA